A single genomic interval of Chitinophaga sp. 180180018-3 harbors:
- a CDS encoding GH25 family lysozyme: MKSTRIRISISVALVILAVSGYLWWHMREQRINFVRYEEFGIDIPVSYKIHGIDVSKFQKDINWQAVRQMEVDNIRISFAFIKATEGITRQDAAFHQNWDRAGKAGLIRGAYHFFYSTRDPLKQAINFRNVADLQSGDLPPVLDIETSNNQTPAVIRGTAKIWLEEMEKTYKVKPIIYTNIHFYETYLGSEFDRYPLWLAHYYQKERPRSDRAWLFWQHSDIGRVNGIRTTVDFNVFRGDSADLAKLCIP, translated from the coding sequence GTGAAAAGTACCCGTATCCGTATATCGATATCAGTGGCATTGGTTATTTTGGCTGTATCCGGCTATTTATGGTGGCATATGCGAGAGCAGCGCATCAATTTTGTCCGGTACGAGGAATTTGGTATCGATATCCCCGTAAGCTACAAGATACATGGCATTGATGTTTCCAAATTTCAGAAAGACATCAACTGGCAAGCTGTCAGGCAGATGGAAGTAGACAATATTCGTATATCCTTTGCCTTTATAAAAGCCACTGAAGGAATAACAAGGCAGGATGCTGCTTTTCATCAGAATTGGGACCGTGCCGGTAAAGCCGGGTTGATCAGGGGGGCTTATCATTTCTTTTATTCCACCCGGGATCCGTTGAAACAGGCGATTAATTTCCGCAATGTAGCGGATCTGCAATCCGGTGATTTGCCTCCGGTGCTGGATATTGAAACAAGCAATAATCAAACGCCGGCAGTGATCAGGGGTACCGCGAAGATCTGGCTGGAAGAAATGGAGAAAACATATAAGGTTAAACCGATCATCTATACCAACATCCACTTTTACGAAACATATCTTGGCAGTGAATTTGACCGGTATCCGTTGTGGCTTGCCCATTATTATCAGAAGGAACGGCCCCGTTCAGACAGGGCGTGGCTTTTCTGGCAGCATAGCGATATCGGCCGTGTTAATGGCATCCGCACAACTGTGGATTTTAATGTTTTCAGGGGCGACAGTGCAGACCTTGCAAAACTGTGTATACCTTAG
- a CDS encoding SPASM domain-containing protein, producing the protein MPDFNLKDTLNLLSKFTLRRGLNAGKVLGSYFVSKWTGKPVQWGYPISISFEPTTSCNLRCPECPSGLRAFSRPTGMLEQDFFRKTIDEISKELLYLIFYFQGEPYLNTGFLDMVKYASSKGIYTATSTNAHYLTDANAKKTVESGLDRLIISIDGTTQDVYTQYRIGGQLDKVIQGAKNIVKWKKELKSSKPFVFFQFLVVKPNEHQIEDIKKLAKEIGVDQVRFKTAQVYDYEEGNRLIPTIDKYSRYHRNEDGSYAIKNKLSNHCWRLWHSPVVTWDGLVVPCCFDKDAQHRLGNLKKESFKALWHNKEYIHFRSQILESRKNIDICANCSEGTKVWG; encoded by the coding sequence ATGCCCGATTTTAATCTGAAAGATACCCTGAATCTCTTGTCCAAGTTCACACTGCGCCGGGGCTTAAACGCCGGTAAAGTACTTGGAAGTTACTTCGTAAGTAAATGGACCGGCAAGCCGGTACAGTGGGGGTATCCTATATCCATATCATTTGAACCTACCACCTCGTGTAACCTTCGCTGCCCGGAATGCCCCAGCGGTCTGAGGGCGTTTTCCCGCCCTACAGGGATGCTGGAACAGGACTTCTTCCGGAAAACGATCGATGAGATTTCCAAAGAGCTTTTATACCTGATCTTTTATTTTCAGGGCGAACCATATCTGAATACAGGTTTCCTTGATATGGTGAAATATGCCTCTTCCAAAGGAATATATACTGCCACCTCCACCAATGCACATTACCTGACTGATGCCAACGCTAAAAAAACGGTGGAAAGCGGATTAGATCGCCTCATCATTTCTATCGACGGCACTACCCAGGACGTATACACGCAGTATAGGATCGGCGGCCAGCTCGATAAAGTGATACAGGGTGCGAAGAATATTGTGAAATGGAAAAAAGAGCTGAAATCTTCCAAACCCTTTGTGTTTTTCCAGTTCCTGGTAGTAAAACCGAATGAACACCAGATAGAAGATATAAAAAAGCTGGCTAAAGAAATAGGCGTAGACCAGGTGAGATTTAAAACAGCGCAGGTATATGATTATGAAGAAGGCAATCGCCTTATTCCTACCATCGACAAATACTCGCGATACCACCGCAATGAAGATGGCTCCTATGCCATCAAAAACAAACTGAGTAACCACTGCTGGCGGCTCTGGCATAGCCCTGTTGTTACCTGGGACGGACTGGTTGTTCCCTGCTGCTTCGATAAAGATGCTCAGCACCGGCTTGGTAACCTGAAAAAAGAATCGTTCAAAGCCCTGTGGCATAATAAAGAGTATATCCATTTCCGTAGTCAGATCCTCGAAAGCCGGAAAAACATAGATATCTGCGCTAACTGTAGCGAGGGCACAAAAGTTTGGGGATAA
- a CDS encoding BlaI/MecI/CopY family transcriptional regulator, translated as MKKLSRKEEELMQVLWDLKKAFVKDAIEHLPDPKPHYNTIATLMKRLEEKGYIGHHEYGGSYEYYPIIGKESYKDTFMKKVLNTFFDNSYLNLLAYFAKEEKIDAAEMKELLKMIEKDKK; from the coding sequence ATGAAAAAGCTATCCAGGAAAGAAGAAGAACTAATGCAGGTATTATGGGACCTGAAGAAAGCATTTGTAAAAGATGCTATCGAGCACCTCCCCGATCCCAAACCACATTACAATACCATTGCCACACTCATGAAGCGGCTGGAGGAAAAAGGATATATCGGCCACCATGAATATGGTGGTTCCTATGAATATTATCCCATCATTGGTAAGGAAAGTTATAAAGACACCTTTATGAAAAAGGTGCTTAATACTTTTTTTGACAACTCCTATCTGAACCTGCTGGCATATTTCGCCAAAGAGGAGAAAATAGATGCCGCCGAAATGAAGGAGTTATTAAAGATGATTGAGAAAGATAAAAAATAA
- a CDS encoding M56 family metallopeptidase: MPVLFLYLLQASGAMALFYLFYVACFRKETFYHYNRVLLLSIFIFSALAPLLPVPAISWNKPAAAHTASAAQIYIPAHSPSIVFTEQEPAATPWWQPLRDHAATIVTVAYFMVAFILLLVHLAQFLRIRKLLKSGNAYTKNGIRYVQVAGLYTPFSFIRTIFFDPNAHDHTELNHVLKHEEAHVHQLHSADVLLAGLYCCFCWINPIAWWCKRAMQLNLEFLADDATVKGSDAPMEYQYSILKMGIIPPKTIRLVNHFSRSFIKNRILMMNKNQSSQGRTWRYLLLAPALALSVSLLSATSPSAPANNGTKYLVTENGTTYGVVTRFTADTDFDKMKELLAKEGIALTIPTLKRNTAGEITAIRFELSYAKGKLSEGVDEDPNAKPMATFFFYRGSKEGGIGITPKKQCPQSLIEIAVNESAGAVKGITTDTAYLNRFPGGATAFSKAMSRQLIYPRECQENNKQGLVALQYRIAPDGAIRDIESLWGPDKKLFEEVKRSLGTLPAFKPDPAGKTAIVTYRVGFVLRDKDDKMSDFIGMDDADLIVVGYGAK; the protein is encoded by the coding sequence ATGCCTGTACTCTTTTTATATCTTCTCCAGGCCTCCGGCGCTATGGCACTTTTCTACCTTTTCTATGTGGCTTGCTTCAGAAAGGAAACATTTTATCACTACAACCGGGTGCTGCTGTTAAGCATTTTCATCTTTTCTGCCCTGGCTCCGCTACTGCCAGTTCCCGCTATCAGCTGGAACAAGCCGGCGGCTGCTCATACAGCCAGTGCCGCACAGATTTATATTCCTGCGCATTCGCCCTCCATCGTATTCACCGAACAAGAACCTGCTGCTACTCCCTGGTGGCAGCCACTCCGTGACCATGCTGCTACCATAGTAACAGTTGCTTATTTCATGGTCGCATTCATATTGCTGCTGGTACACCTTGCCCAGTTCCTCAGGATCAGAAAACTGCTTAAATCCGGCAACGCCTATACGAAAAACGGCATCCGCTATGTGCAGGTGGCTGGTCTATATACACCCTTCTCTTTTATACGCACCATTTTCTTTGATCCTAACGCCCACGACCATACGGAGTTAAATCATGTACTGAAGCATGAAGAAGCGCATGTACACCAGCTCCACTCTGCTGATGTATTGCTGGCCGGGTTATATTGCTGCTTTTGCTGGATAAACCCCATTGCCTGGTGGTGCAAAAGAGCGATGCAGCTAAACCTTGAATTCCTGGCCGACGATGCTACTGTTAAAGGGTCCGATGCCCCGATGGAATATCAGTACAGCATTCTGAAGATGGGCATTATTCCTCCGAAAACCATCAGATTGGTAAATCATTTCAGCAGATCATTCATTAAAAACAGAATACTCATGATGAACAAAAACCAGTCTTCTCAAGGGCGCACCTGGCGGTACCTGCTGCTGGCGCCAGCTCTTGCTCTGAGCGTAAGCCTTTTGTCCGCCACCTCTCCTTCCGCCCCCGCCAATAACGGCACCAAATACCTGGTTACAGAAAATGGTACTACTTATGGCGTTGTAACCAGATTCACTGCCGACACGGATTTCGACAAAATGAAAGAGCTACTGGCCAAAGAAGGCATAGCGCTTACTATCCCCACGCTGAAAAGAAATACTGCAGGGGAAATCACGGCCATTAGATTCGAACTATCCTACGCAAAGGGAAAATTAAGCGAGGGAGTAGACGAAGACCCGAATGCCAAACCCATGGCTACATTCTTCTTCTACAGGGGCAGTAAAGAAGGGGGAATTGGCATCACCCCTAAAAAGCAATGCCCACAAAGCCTGATAGAAATAGCGGTCAACGAAAGCGCTGGCGCTGTTAAGGGAATCACCACCGATACCGCCTATCTGAACCGCTTTCCGGGTGGCGCAACCGCATTCTCAAAGGCGATGAGCAGACAACTGATATATCCCAGGGAATGCCAGGAAAACAACAAACAGGGATTGGTTGCATTACAGTACAGGATCGCTCCTGATGGAGCCATAAGAGATATAGAATCCCTGTGGGGACCAGATAAAAAACTGTTTGAAGAAGTGAAACGCTCTTTGGGAACATTGCCGGCATTCAAACCGGATCCGGCCGGAAAAACAGCTATCGTAACATACCGGGTTGGGTTTGTGCTACGGGACAAAGATGATAAAATGTCCGATTTTATCGGGATGGACGATGCGGACCTGATCGTTGTGGGGTACGGCGCGAAGTAA
- a CDS encoding AI-2E family transporter, which produces MSYLDTDRLKQTGFLLLILFLAVLLFLEMYTYFPGFLGAVTLYVICRKWMFRLVEEWRWKNSLAAALLMALSFIIILVPVGMLVNMLSTKIAYAASHSAELINNLKQANAQLEEHLGFGVLTPERLKKLQENITSFLPGFLGATFNTLTSVALMYFVLYFMLTNARRMEAALYEYIPLKDSNVDRLGKEFNTLVIANAVGIPLIAVVQGIVALIGYLIFGVPQPVFWFVVTCFTAMLPVIGAAAVYVPMGVYLLASGNTWQGIAILVYGFGIVGTSDNITRLLLNKKIADVHPLVTIIGVIIGVSLFGFIGLIFGPLLISMFILLLDIYGNEFMVKRREVPGYPLSPGRGEGSRNLPGLK; this is translated from the coding sequence ATGAGTTATTTAGATACTGATCGCCTGAAGCAAACTGGCTTTCTTCTCCTTATTCTGTTCCTGGCAGTTTTGCTGTTCCTGGAAATGTATACCTACTTTCCCGGCTTCCTTGGCGCCGTCACCCTTTATGTTATCTGCCGTAAATGGATGTTCCGGCTGGTGGAAGAATGGCGCTGGAAAAACAGTCTTGCTGCCGCCTTGCTGATGGCACTTTCCTTCATCATCATCCTCGTTCCTGTAGGTATGCTGGTAAATATGCTCAGCACTAAAATAGCCTATGCGGCCAGTCATTCTGCGGAACTGATCAACAACTTAAAGCAGGCCAACGCACAACTCGAAGAACATTTGGGATTTGGCGTACTTACCCCCGAACGATTGAAAAAACTGCAGGAAAATATCACTTCTTTTCTACCCGGTTTCCTGGGCGCCACTTTCAATACACTGACTTCTGTTGCGCTCATGTATTTTGTGCTCTATTTCATGCTAACGAACGCCCGCAGGATGGAAGCTGCTTTATATGAATACATTCCTTTGAAAGACAGTAACGTAGACCGATTGGGTAAAGAGTTCAACACTTTGGTAATTGCAAATGCTGTTGGTATCCCACTGATTGCTGTTGTTCAGGGCATTGTGGCGCTTATCGGTTATCTTATATTCGGTGTGCCCCAGCCGGTATTCTGGTTTGTCGTAACCTGCTTTACGGCCATGCTGCCGGTAATAGGCGCTGCTGCTGTTTATGTGCCGATGGGGGTTTATCTCCTCGCTTCCGGGAATACCTGGCAGGGAATTGCGATCCTCGTATACGGGTTTGGAATAGTGGGTACTTCAGATAATATCACCCGACTGTTACTGAATAAGAAAATTGCTGATGTACATCCTCTGGTCACCATCATCGGCGTCATTATCGGGGTAAGCCTGTTCGGCTTTATCGGACTTATTTTCGGCCCGTTGCTTATATCCATGTTTATATTGCTGTTGGATATTTACGGGAATGAATTTATGGTAAAGAGACGGGAAGTGCCCGGATATCCTCTTTCTCCCGGTCGCGGCGAAGGCTCCCGGAATCTGCCAGGGTTAAAGTAA
- the nadD gene encoding nicotinate (nicotinamide) nucleotide adenylyltransferase has protein sequence MKIGLYFGSFNPIHTGHLIIANYVAHNTDLDKVWLVVSPHNPLKPQSALLNEHDRFHLVELAIKDEPRLRASNIEFSLPRPSYTVDTLAYLGEKFPTQEFAIIMGSDSFQNLPRWKNYAHIVKNYPIYVYRRPGHEITDTFGAKMEILDAPMLDISATDIRKWIKDGKSVRYMVPDTVINYIAENNYYR, from the coding sequence ATGAAAATAGGCTTATATTTTGGGTCTTTTAATCCTATACATACAGGGCATCTGATCATTGCCAATTACGTTGCGCACAATACTGATCTTGATAAAGTCTGGCTGGTAGTATCACCGCACAATCCCCTGAAACCACAATCCGCGCTGTTGAATGAGCACGACCGTTTTCACCTGGTGGAGCTGGCCATTAAGGATGAGCCCAGATTGCGTGCCAGCAATATCGAATTTTCCCTTCCAAGGCCCTCCTATACGGTGGATACACTTGCCTACCTGGGTGAGAAATTTCCAACACAGGAGTTTGCTATCATTATGGGAAGCGATAGTTTTCAGAATCTCCCGCGCTGGAAAAACTATGCACATATTGTAAAGAACTATCCCATTTATGTATATCGCCGCCCGGGGCATGAAATAACAGATACTTTTGGTGCAAAGATGGAAATACTGGATGCTCCGATGCTGGATATTTCAGCAACGGATATCCGTAAATGGATTAAGGATGGTAAATCGGTGCGTTATATGGTGCCGGATACTGTCATTAACTATATAGCAGAAAATAACTATTACCGCTGA
- the paaD gene encoding 1,2-phenylacetyl-CoA epoxidase subunit PaaD, which translates to MSQTITIDSVYESLNHVMDPEIPVLSVVDLGMITDVKLETDSVQVKMIPTFAACPAVSYIRQNIKTVLEKELGIAVHVEVDKAVHWQSNRLTPAAKEKLKNFGIAPPEKLSEGLNQEILLHVPCPHCGSKETYLRSPFGSTLCRAIHFCKSCGQVFEQFKPLE; encoded by the coding sequence ATGTCTCAAACCATTACCATAGATAGTGTTTATGAATCGCTGAACCATGTGATGGACCCGGAAATACCTGTTCTAAGTGTAGTTGACCTGGGAATGATCACTGACGTGAAGCTGGAAACAGATTCCGTGCAGGTGAAAATGATACCTACGTTTGCAGCCTGCCCTGCGGTGAGCTATATCCGGCAAAATATCAAAACTGTCCTGGAAAAAGAGCTTGGGATAGCCGTGCACGTAGAAGTGGATAAAGCCGTGCATTGGCAGAGTAACCGCCTGACACCTGCGGCCAAAGAAAAGCTGAAGAACTTCGGTATCGCGCCTCCGGAGAAGCTTTCGGAAGGATTGAACCAGGAGATACTGTTACATGTGCCCTGCCCGCATTGCGGCAGTAAGGAAACCTACCTGCGTTCCCCGTTCGGCTCAACGCTTTGCCGGGCGATACATTTTTGTAAGTCGTGCGGACAGGTATTTGAGCAGTTTAAACCATTGGAATGA
- the paaC gene encoding 1,2-phenylacetyl-CoA epoxidase subunit PaaC has product MMNNEALKDLIIKMADDELILGHRNSEWTGLGPVMEEDIAFSSMAQDKIGHAWALYRIYHEELGGEDPDHFAFLRPEKAFKCSQLVEMPNGEYDFSLMRHFLFDQAETVRYESLQESSFESFRMLSRKIKGELKYHTLHADAWILQLCRAGEESFARMQQALNHTIHLAAGIFEPSLTYETTLIADNVYPGEAVLYERWLDRIYPVLVQASLNLPEISTIAPVYGGRQGFHTPYLQPLLTEMSEVFNLDTEAGW; this is encoded by the coding sequence ATGATGAATAACGAAGCATTAAAAGACCTGATCATAAAAATGGCAGATGATGAGCTGATCCTGGGACACCGGAACTCGGAATGGACCGGATTAGGCCCGGTGATGGAAGAGGATATTGCCTTTTCATCTATGGCGCAAGACAAAATAGGGCATGCGTGGGCATTGTACAGGATTTATCATGAGGAGCTGGGAGGGGAAGACCCGGATCATTTTGCATTCCTCCGGCCGGAGAAGGCGTTTAAATGTTCTCAACTGGTGGAAATGCCTAACGGAGAATATGATTTCAGCCTGATGCGGCATTTCCTGTTCGACCAGGCGGAAACGGTTCGTTACGAAAGTTTGCAGGAGAGCAGTTTTGAGTCATTCCGGATGTTGAGCAGAAAAATAAAAGGAGAGCTGAAGTATCATACCCTGCATGCAGATGCCTGGATATTACAGTTGTGCCGGGCGGGAGAAGAGAGTTTTGCCCGTATGCAGCAGGCATTAAACCACACTATTCACCTGGCTGCGGGGATATTTGAACCATCGCTGACATATGAAACAACATTGATCGCAGATAACGTGTATCCCGGAGAGGCTGTATTATATGAGCGCTGGCTCGACAGGATCTACCCTGTGCTGGTACAGGCTTCGCTGAATTTGCCGGAGATAAGCACTATTGCCCCGGTGTATGGGGGCCGGCAGGGGTTTCATACTCCTTATCTGCAGCCATTACTGACAGAAATGAGTGAAGTTTTTAATCTGGATACGGAGGCCGGTTGGTAA
- the paaB gene encoding 1,2-phenylacetyl-CoA epoxidase subunit PaaB, producing MSNDSLDPRINRLKLGSAGEVVRVEEGENWNIYEVFHQEKRGAHHEHVGCVHAPDPQLALVFAKEQFARRKKCVNLWVVKSADILAFDVEDEDMFANNADKTYRDASGFKVMEKINKFKQSK from the coding sequence ATGTCGAACGATTCATTAGACCCCCGCATTAACCGGTTAAAACTGGGATCAGCGGGAGAAGTAGTACGGGTGGAAGAAGGGGAAAACTGGAATATTTACGAAGTATTCCATCAGGAAAAAAGAGGGGCGCATCACGAACATGTAGGATGTGTGCATGCCCCTGATCCGCAACTGGCGCTTGTTTTTGCCAAGGAACAATTTGCCCGCCGGAAGAAATGTGTTAATCTCTGGGTCGTAAAAAGTGCAGATATACTGGCATTTGATGTGGAAGATGAAGATATGTTTGCCAACAATGCGGATAAGACTTATCGTGATGCCAGCGGGTTTAAGGTAATGGAGAAGATCAATAAATTCAAGCAATCCAAATGA
- the paaA gene encoding 1,2-phenylacetyl-CoA epoxidase subunit PaaA yields the protein MYGGGYIFDEPNRKQLKEEQQHDEPEKLAAFEERIARGEKIEPGDWMPAEYRRQLIRLIEQHAHSEVIGALPEGTWITRAPGFKRKLALIAKVQDEIGHGQLLYNAAETLGKSREAMINDLLSGKSKYSNVFNYPAETWADVAVIGFLIDAAAIVNQVANAKGSYGPYCRALERICYEESFHLKQGHDAFIELAIGTPAQKAMLQDALNRWWQPIMHFFGPPDKNSLHSEKLMQWKVKMASNDDMRNQFLDTYVPKVWELGLTLPDPALKKNPETGRWEYTDPDWDEFFRVINGGGPCNAERIQVRKWAEEQGRWVRKALMKPTEKRALPVA from the coding sequence ATGTACGGCGGTGGATATATATTTGATGAACCCAACAGGAAACAGCTGAAAGAAGAACAACAGCATGATGAACCTGAGAAGCTGGCTGCTTTTGAAGAGCGTATTGCCAGGGGAGAAAAGATAGAGCCTGGCGACTGGATGCCGGCCGAATATCGCCGGCAACTGATACGTCTGATCGAGCAGCACGCACACTCTGAAGTAATTGGTGCCTTACCGGAAGGAACCTGGATTACCCGGGCACCGGGTTTCAAGCGAAAGCTGGCGCTTATTGCCAAAGTACAGGACGAAATAGGGCATGGGCAGTTGCTTTACAATGCAGCAGAAACCCTGGGTAAATCCCGGGAGGCCATGATCAACGACCTGCTGAGTGGCAAATCCAAATATTCCAATGTTTTTAACTATCCGGCAGAAACCTGGGCAGATGTGGCAGTGATCGGCTTTCTCATTGATGCTGCTGCTATTGTGAACCAGGTCGCTAATGCGAAGGGGTCTTATGGGCCATATTGCAGGGCACTGGAGCGGATCTGTTATGAGGAAAGTTTTCACCTCAAACAGGGGCATGATGCATTCATTGAACTGGCTATCGGAACACCCGCACAAAAAGCCATGCTGCAGGACGCCCTTAACAGATGGTGGCAACCGATTATGCACTTCTTCGGCCCACCGGATAAAAACTCCCTTCATAGTGAAAAGCTGATGCAATGGAAAGTGAAAATGGCCAGTAACGATGATATGAGAAATCAGTTTCTGGATACCTATGTACCTAAAGTATGGGAGCTGGGGCTTACATTGCCGGATCCTGCGCTGAAGAAAAACCCGGAAACTGGCCGCTGGGAATATACAGATCCGGATTGGGATGAGTTTTTCCGTGTAATCAATGGCGGAGGCCCTTGTAATGCAGAGCGTATACAGGTACGCAAATGGGCGGAAGAACAGGGCCGCTGGGTACGTAAGGCATTAATGAAACCAACTGAAAAACGGGCACTCCCGGTGGCATAA
- a CDS encoding S41 family peptidase encodes MRPNFLIKTLIASIFAAFLLSSCKKGNTTAPDRSGGGGNGSNPSAKTINDSIFFITKDIYLWTDALPDSATFKPDSYQSTNAMFEALKQYKRNSNGGQLDRYSFLDDGTTSRVLQGQAGDMGFEVGYQTYTTLYVIYVYPGSPADKAGIQRGWQLTAVNGTTSFNYDDATNTLLNNAFGSQSATFGFRKPDNTTMQVTLNATNYKLNPILYTKLFDFNGNKVGYFVFNNFVALNDVQAQFDSTFNAWEKAGVQQVIVDLRYNGGGMIETAEYLANKLVPAAKTNTQMYSQYFNNNVSNKTFSSYFQNMRAVPNYPTYNWTDIFYNEATTYKTTNFQKSGGLALNKLSFLVTRSTVSASELLYNVLKPSMSPRLVGDSTYGKPVGFINITFGQYDMYAVSFQTKNAAGEGDYFAGLPPQIKALDDYSMNWGDFNDPLLRAALTDMGVPATALGRMAMARTNTLARAGVNHLSSNRFKGMIQRIKR; translated from the coding sequence ATGCGACCAAACTTTCTCATTAAAACACTGATTGCCAGTATATTTGCGGCATTTTTACTATCCTCCTGCAAAAAAGGTAACACTACTGCCCCCGATCGCTCAGGCGGTGGTGGCAATGGTTCCAACCCTTCCGCAAAAACAATCAACGATAGTATCTTTTTCATTACGAAAGACATTTATCTGTGGACAGACGCTCTTCCGGATTCTGCCACTTTTAAACCTGACAGTTATCAGAGTACGAATGCTATGTTTGAAGCACTCAAACAATATAAACGTAACAGTAACGGTGGCCAGCTAGACAGATACAGTTTCCTGGACGATGGTACTACCTCCAGAGTGCTCCAGGGCCAGGCCGGCGACATGGGCTTTGAAGTGGGCTACCAGACTTATACAACCCTGTACGTCATATATGTTTACCCTGGCTCCCCTGCAGATAAAGCCGGTATCCAGCGAGGCTGGCAGCTGACTGCCGTAAATGGCACCACCAGCTTCAATTATGACGATGCTACCAATACCCTGCTCAACAATGCCTTCGGTAGTCAAAGCGCTACCTTTGGTTTCCGCAAGCCGGACAATACCACCATGCAGGTAACCCTCAATGCCACTAATTACAAGCTGAATCCTATTTTATACACGAAGTTGTTCGACTTTAACGGCAATAAGGTCGGCTACTTTGTTTTCAACAATTTTGTGGCACTGAATGATGTGCAGGCCCAGTTCGACTCTACCTTCAACGCCTGGGAGAAAGCCGGCGTACAACAGGTGATAGTAGATCTCCGGTACAACGGTGGTGGTATGATAGAAACGGCCGAATATCTCGCCAACAAACTGGTTCCGGCTGCAAAGACCAATACACAAATGTATTCCCAGTATTTCAATAACAACGTATCGAATAAAACATTCAGCAGCTATTTCCAGAATATGAGAGCTGTTCCCAACTACCCTACCTATAACTGGACAGACATCTTCTACAATGAAGCGACTACTTATAAAACTACCAACTTCCAGAAATCCGGAGGTTTGGCGCTGAATAAACTTAGCTTCCTTGTTACCAGAAGCACGGTTTCTGCCAGCGAACTGCTGTATAATGTACTGAAGCCTTCCATGAGCCCTCGCCTGGTCGGAGACTCCACCTATGGTAAGCCTGTTGGGTTTATCAATATTACCTTCGGGCAGTACGACATGTACGCAGTCAGCTTCCAGACAAAGAACGCCGCCGGAGAAGGGGATTATTTTGCCGGACTTCCTCCTCAAATCAAAGCACTGGATGATTACTCTATGAACTGGGGCGACTTTAATGATCCGCTGCTGAGAGCTGCGCTCACCGACATGGGAGTGCCTGCAACAGCCCTTGGCCGTATGGCAATGGCACGTACCAACACCCTCGCACGGGCAGGTGTAAACCATTTGTCATCGAATCGGTTCAAAGGAATGATCCAGAGAATTAAGCGATAG
- a CDS encoding M20/M25/M40 family metallo-hydrolase — MFMKLLRNCFCFLLMLPVIAQAQVDSSQLMKDLQTLSANKFEGRKTGTRGNRMAQFYIINRFKEIGIAAYHDTYEYPFYFQEREKNVMGTNLFGYIHGQLSTAIVISAHYDHLGIQTGANGADSIYNGADDNASGVAGLLAMAAWFKKHPPRYTLIFVAFDGEEEGLQGAKAFVQQPPIPITQIRQNINMDMIAHNDKNELYVCGTYQFPDLKKYIDDIAAHSNIKLIAGHDKPESGIDDWTRQSDQYEFFRQKIPFLYFGVEDHPDYHKVTDEYSRINHSFYFHSVQTILELIRKLDSEMPENKFSSVRTMN; from the coding sequence ATGTTTATGAAATTGCTTCGCAACTGCTTTTGTTTCCTACTGATGCTGCCGGTAATTGCACAGGCCCAGGTGGATTCTTCTCAGCTGATGAAGGACCTGCAAACCCTTTCGGCCAACAAATTTGAAGGCAGAAAAACGGGCACCCGCGGCAACCGGATGGCGCAGTTCTATATCATCAACCGGTTCAAAGAAATCGGGATAGCTGCCTACCATGATACTTACGAATACCCCTTTTATTTTCAGGAAAGAGAAAAAAACGTAATGGGCACTAACCTTTTTGGCTACATTCACGGACAACTTAGTACAGCAATAGTGATATCTGCCCACTACGATCATCTTGGCATCCAGACAGGCGCAAATGGGGCAGATTCTATCTATAACGGCGCCGATGATAACGCGTCTGGTGTGGCCGGGCTGTTAGCCATGGCGGCCTGGTTTAAAAAACATCCACCCCGCTATACCCTCATTTTTGTTGCATTTGATGGGGAGGAAGAAGGACTACAGGGAGCGAAAGCATTTGTTCAGCAGCCGCCCATTCCCATTACGCAAATCCGCCAGAACATTAACATGGACATGATCGCTCACAACGATAAAAATGAGCTCTATGTATGTGGTACCTATCAATTCCCGGATCTGAAAAAATATATTGATGATATAGCTGCCCACAGCAATATTAAGCTCATTGCCGGACACGATAAACCGGAAAGTGGCATAGATGACTGGACCCGGCAAAGTGATCAATACGAGTTTTTCAGGCAAAAAATTCCATTTCTTTATTTCGGCGTGGAAGACCATCCGGACTATCACAAAGTAACAGACGAGTACTCACGGATCAATCATTCCTTTTATTTCCATTCTGTGCAAACTATCCTGGAGCTGATCAGGAAACTGGATAGCGAGATGCCAGAGAATAAATTCAGTAGCGTAAGAACCATGAATTAA